A window of the Lolium perenne isolate Kyuss_39 chromosome 7, Kyuss_2.0, whole genome shotgun sequence genome harbors these coding sequences:
- the LOC127318034 gene encoding probable galactinol--sucrose galactosyltransferase 6 isoform X1, with translation MAALTPSCSSPAAASPPLLARIYTRASPSSSRSSLLASPSRPSPLCLKSNLIPRRHSFRTLAAVNGSSSSSGRRSATEGEMTIESSVNLADGELSVRGRAVLSGVPDTVSATSAAARGPVDGVFLGADFAAPASRHVVSLGAMRGVRFMACFRFKMWWMAQRMGVKGGDVPHETQFLLVESKASAGDSEEETSYVVFLPLVEGAFRASLQGGGAGGDELQLCVESGDADTLASSFDRALFVGAAESDPFAAIAGAVAAVRSSLGTFRPRAEKKLPGIVDYFGWCTWDAFYQDVTQEGVEAGLQSLVAGGAPPKFVIIDDGWQSVGTDKPITNENPAGEADKPQGLPRLTGIKENSKFQSGEDPATVTGIETLVRAAKEKYGLKYVYVWHAITGYWGGVRPGVAGMEAYRSAMQFPKISPGVAENEPNMKTDVLTLQGLGLVHPQAVHRFYDELHAYLAAAGVDGVKVDVQCVLETLGAGHGGRVQLAREYHRALDASVAKNFKDNGIIACMSHNTDSLYCSKQTAVVRASDDFFPREAVSHTIHIAAVAYNSVFLGEFMLPDWDMFHSLHPAGDYHGSARAISGGPVYVSDAPGKHDFELLRKMVLPDGTVLRARLPGRPTKDCLFADPARDGVTLLKIWNMNRFTGVLGVYNCQGAAWSSAEKTNVFHDAGGAGALTCGVKGRDVHLIAEAATEGAGWSGDCAVYRHAAGDLVVLPDGAALPVSLKVLEHDVLTVSPIKDLAAGCRFAPIGLIDMFNGGAAVEGLAYSVLVDGDGMTTEAVGQVCMEVRGRGRFGSYSSARPRKCTLGSAPVEFSYDASSGMVILELESMPKERVHKIVVEL, from the exons ATGGCGGCGCTCACCCCCAGCTGCAGCAGCCCGGCCGCCGCATCTCCGCCCCTCCTCGCGCGTATATATACCCGCGCTTCTCCTTCCTCTTCCCGCTCATCGCTCCTCGCGTCACCCTCGCGCCCGTCGCCTCTCTGCCTCAAATCCAATCTCATTCCTCG TAGGCATTCGTTTAGGACTCTTGCGGCCGTCAAcggttcgtcgtcgtcgtccggcAGGCGGAGCGCCACAGAGGGAGAGATGACGATCGAGTCGTCCGTCAACCTCGCCGACGGGGAGCTGTCCGTGCGCGGGCGCGCGGTGCTGTCCGGCGTGCCGGACACGGTGTCCGCGACTTCCGCGGCGGCGAGAGGCCCCGTCGACGGCGTCTTCCTCGGCGCCGACTTCGCCGCACCGGCATCCCGCCACGTCGTCTCCCTCGGCGCCATGAG GGGCGTGCGGTTCATGGCGTGCTTCCGCTTCAAGATGTGGTGGATGGCGCAGAGGATGGGGGTAAAGGGCGGCGACGTGCCGCACGAGACGCAGTTCCTGCTTGTCGAGTCCAAGGCCTCCGCCGGTGACAGCGAGGAGGAGACGTCCTACGTCGTGTTCCTCCCGCTCGTGGAGGGCGCGTTCCGGGCCAGCCTccagggcggcggcgcgggcggcgacgaGCTCCAGCTCTGCGTCGAGAGCGGCGACGCCGACACGCTGGCGAGTTCCTTCGACCGCGCGCTCTTCGTGGGAGCCGCGGAGTCCGACCCGTTCGCGGCCATCGCCGGCGCCGTCGCGGCGGTCCGGTCGTCCCTCGGGACATTCCGCCCCCGCGCCGAGAAGAAGCTCCCTGGCATCGTTGACTACTTCGGGTGGTGCACCTGGGACGCATTCTACCAGGACGTCACACAGGAGGGCGTCGAGGCCGGGCTACAGAGCCTCGTGGCCGGCGGCGCGCCGCCCAAGTTCGTCATCATCGACGACGGCTGGCAGTCGGTCGGAACGGACAAACCTATCACCAACGAAAATCCCGCCGGTGAGGCCGACAAGCCGCAAGGCCTGCCCCGGCTCACCGGCATCAAGGAGAACAGCAAGTTCCAGAGCGGCGAGGACCCAGCCACGGTCACCGGCATCGAGACGCTGGTGCGCGCGGCCAAGGAGAAGTACGGCCTCAAGTACGTGTACGTCTGGCACGCCATCACCGGCTACTGGGGCGGCGTCCGGCCGGGCGTCGCCGGGATGGAGGCCTACCGCTCCGCCATGCAGTTCCCCAAGATCTCGCCGGGCGTGGCGGAGAACGAGCCCAACATGAAGACCGACGTGCTCACGCTGCAGGGTCTCGGCCTCGTGCACCCGCAGGCCGTGCACCGCTTCTACGACGAGCTCCACGCGTACCTCGCCGCCGCTGGCGTCGACGGCGTCAAGGTGGACGTGCAGTGCGTCCTCGAGACGCTCGGCGCCGGCCACGGTGGCCGCGTGCAGCTCGCCAGGGAGTACCACCGCGCGCTCGACGCTTCCGTCGCCAAGAACTTCAAGGACAACGGCATCATCGCCTGCATGAGCCACAACACCGACTCCCTCTACTG CTCGAAGCAGACGGCGGTGGTGAGAGCGTCGGACGATTTCTTCCCGAGGGAGGCGGTGTCGCACACGATCCACATCGCGGCGGTGGCGTACAACAGCGTGTTCCTCGGCGAGTTCATGCTCCCGGACTGGGACATGTTCCACTCGCTCCACCCCGCCGGCGACTACCACGGCTCGGCGCGAGCCATCAGCGGCGGGCCCGTCTACGTCAGCGACGCACCGGGGAAGCACGACTTTGAACTTCTGAGGAAAATGGTGCTGCCGGACGGCACCGTGCTTCGTGCGCGGCTGCCGGGACGGCCGACCAAGGACTGCCTGTTCGCCGACCCGGCGCGCGACGGCGTGACTCTGCTCAAGATCTGGAACATGAACAGGTTCACCGGCGTGCTCGGCGTGTACAACTGCCAGGGCGCGGCGTGGAGCTCCGCTGAGAAGACGAACGTGTTCCACGACGCAGGCGGCGCCGGGGCCCTGACCTGCGGCGTTAAAGGCCGCGACGTCCACCTCATCGCCGAGGCGGCGACGGAAGGCGCCGGGTGGAGCGGCGACTGCGCCGTGTACCGCCATGCTGCCGGCGACCTCGTGGTCCTCCCCGACGGCGCGGCATTGCCCGTCTCCCTCAAGGTCCTGGAGCACGATGTCCTCACCGTGTCGCCTATCAAG GACTTGGCGGCCGGGTGCAGGTTCGCGCCCATTGGGCTCATCGACATGTTCAATGGCGGAGCGGCGGTGGAAGGGCTGGCCTACAGCGTCCTCGTCGACGGCGACGGCATGACGACAGAGGCAG
- the LOC127318034 gene encoding probable galactinol--sucrose galactosyltransferase 6 isoform X2, which translates to MAALTPSCSSPAAASPPLLARIYTRASPSSSRSSLLASPSRPSPLCLKSNLIPRHSFRTLAAVNGSSSSSGRRSATEGEMTIESSVNLADGELSVRGRAVLSGVPDTVSATSAAARGPVDGVFLGADFAAPASRHVVSLGAMRGVRFMACFRFKMWWMAQRMGVKGGDVPHETQFLLVESKASAGDSEEETSYVVFLPLVEGAFRASLQGGGAGGDELQLCVESGDADTLASSFDRALFVGAAESDPFAAIAGAVAAVRSSLGTFRPRAEKKLPGIVDYFGWCTWDAFYQDVTQEGVEAGLQSLVAGGAPPKFVIIDDGWQSVGTDKPITNENPAGEADKPQGLPRLTGIKENSKFQSGEDPATVTGIETLVRAAKEKYGLKYVYVWHAITGYWGGVRPGVAGMEAYRSAMQFPKISPGVAENEPNMKTDVLTLQGLGLVHPQAVHRFYDELHAYLAAAGVDGVKVDVQCVLETLGAGHGGRVQLAREYHRALDASVAKNFKDNGIIACMSHNTDSLYCSKQTAVVRASDDFFPREAVSHTIHIAAVAYNSVFLGEFMLPDWDMFHSLHPAGDYHGSARAISGGPVYVSDAPGKHDFELLRKMVLPDGTVLRARLPGRPTKDCLFADPARDGVTLLKIWNMNRFTGVLGVYNCQGAAWSSAEKTNVFHDAGGAGALTCGVKGRDVHLIAEAATEGAGWSGDCAVYRHAAGDLVVLPDGAALPVSLKVLEHDVLTVSPIKDLAAGCRFAPIGLIDMFNGGAAVEGLAYSVLVDGDGMTTEAVGQVCMEVRGRGRFGSYSSARPRKCTLGSAPVEFSYDASSGMVILELESMPKERVHKIVVEL; encoded by the exons ATGGCGGCGCTCACCCCCAGCTGCAGCAGCCCGGCCGCCGCATCTCCGCCCCTCCTCGCGCGTATATATACCCGCGCTTCTCCTTCCTCTTCCCGCTCATCGCTCCTCGCGTCACCCTCGCGCCCGTCGCCTCTCTGCCTCAAATCCAATCTCATTCCTCG GCATTCGTTTAGGACTCTTGCGGCCGTCAAcggttcgtcgtcgtcgtccggcAGGCGGAGCGCCACAGAGGGAGAGATGACGATCGAGTCGTCCGTCAACCTCGCCGACGGGGAGCTGTCCGTGCGCGGGCGCGCGGTGCTGTCCGGCGTGCCGGACACGGTGTCCGCGACTTCCGCGGCGGCGAGAGGCCCCGTCGACGGCGTCTTCCTCGGCGCCGACTTCGCCGCACCGGCATCCCGCCACGTCGTCTCCCTCGGCGCCATGAG GGGCGTGCGGTTCATGGCGTGCTTCCGCTTCAAGATGTGGTGGATGGCGCAGAGGATGGGGGTAAAGGGCGGCGACGTGCCGCACGAGACGCAGTTCCTGCTTGTCGAGTCCAAGGCCTCCGCCGGTGACAGCGAGGAGGAGACGTCCTACGTCGTGTTCCTCCCGCTCGTGGAGGGCGCGTTCCGGGCCAGCCTccagggcggcggcgcgggcggcgacgaGCTCCAGCTCTGCGTCGAGAGCGGCGACGCCGACACGCTGGCGAGTTCCTTCGACCGCGCGCTCTTCGTGGGAGCCGCGGAGTCCGACCCGTTCGCGGCCATCGCCGGCGCCGTCGCGGCGGTCCGGTCGTCCCTCGGGACATTCCGCCCCCGCGCCGAGAAGAAGCTCCCTGGCATCGTTGACTACTTCGGGTGGTGCACCTGGGACGCATTCTACCAGGACGTCACACAGGAGGGCGTCGAGGCCGGGCTACAGAGCCTCGTGGCCGGCGGCGCGCCGCCCAAGTTCGTCATCATCGACGACGGCTGGCAGTCGGTCGGAACGGACAAACCTATCACCAACGAAAATCCCGCCGGTGAGGCCGACAAGCCGCAAGGCCTGCCCCGGCTCACCGGCATCAAGGAGAACAGCAAGTTCCAGAGCGGCGAGGACCCAGCCACGGTCACCGGCATCGAGACGCTGGTGCGCGCGGCCAAGGAGAAGTACGGCCTCAAGTACGTGTACGTCTGGCACGCCATCACCGGCTACTGGGGCGGCGTCCGGCCGGGCGTCGCCGGGATGGAGGCCTACCGCTCCGCCATGCAGTTCCCCAAGATCTCGCCGGGCGTGGCGGAGAACGAGCCCAACATGAAGACCGACGTGCTCACGCTGCAGGGTCTCGGCCTCGTGCACCCGCAGGCCGTGCACCGCTTCTACGACGAGCTCCACGCGTACCTCGCCGCCGCTGGCGTCGACGGCGTCAAGGTGGACGTGCAGTGCGTCCTCGAGACGCTCGGCGCCGGCCACGGTGGCCGCGTGCAGCTCGCCAGGGAGTACCACCGCGCGCTCGACGCTTCCGTCGCCAAGAACTTCAAGGACAACGGCATCATCGCCTGCATGAGCCACAACACCGACTCCCTCTACTG CTCGAAGCAGACGGCGGTGGTGAGAGCGTCGGACGATTTCTTCCCGAGGGAGGCGGTGTCGCACACGATCCACATCGCGGCGGTGGCGTACAACAGCGTGTTCCTCGGCGAGTTCATGCTCCCGGACTGGGACATGTTCCACTCGCTCCACCCCGCCGGCGACTACCACGGCTCGGCGCGAGCCATCAGCGGCGGGCCCGTCTACGTCAGCGACGCACCGGGGAAGCACGACTTTGAACTTCTGAGGAAAATGGTGCTGCCGGACGGCACCGTGCTTCGTGCGCGGCTGCCGGGACGGCCGACCAAGGACTGCCTGTTCGCCGACCCGGCGCGCGACGGCGTGACTCTGCTCAAGATCTGGAACATGAACAGGTTCACCGGCGTGCTCGGCGTGTACAACTGCCAGGGCGCGGCGTGGAGCTCCGCTGAGAAGACGAACGTGTTCCACGACGCAGGCGGCGCCGGGGCCCTGACCTGCGGCGTTAAAGGCCGCGACGTCCACCTCATCGCCGAGGCGGCGACGGAAGGCGCCGGGTGGAGCGGCGACTGCGCCGTGTACCGCCATGCTGCCGGCGACCTCGTGGTCCTCCCCGACGGCGCGGCATTGCCCGTCTCCCTCAAGGTCCTGGAGCACGATGTCCTCACCGTGTCGCCTATCAAG GACTTGGCGGCCGGGTGCAGGTTCGCGCCCATTGGGCTCATCGACATGTTCAATGGCGGAGCGGCGGTGGAAGGGCTGGCCTACAGCGTCCTCGTCGACGGCGACGGCATGACGACAGAGGCAG